A single genomic interval of uncultured Desulfobacter sp. harbors:
- a CDS encoding TRAP transporter small permease → MKLLDRFLNLVSNLLKSAGALALTLMMLITVVDVAGRFFKHPIFGSVELVGFLAVAVTAAALPHTYKVGGHVGVEIITRFLPRRVRLLLDLFTRTLTLILFSVVAWQMFVYAKDMQQAGEVSMNLEFPLHYIVLVLAVSLAFFSGTILQQIVSTVNQLRKGTTR, encoded by the coding sequence ATGAAGTTGCTGGACCGTTTTTTAAACCTTGTTTCCAACCTGCTCAAATCTGCCGGAGCCCTTGCATTGACGCTGATGATGCTCATTACTGTGGTTGATGTGGCAGGTCGTTTTTTCAAACATCCCATTTTCGGGTCTGTGGAACTTGTGGGCTTTCTGGCAGTTGCGGTTACTGCAGCAGCCCTGCCTCATACCTATAAAGTCGGTGGGCATGTGGGTGTGGAAATCATCACCCGATTTTTGCCCCGAAGGGTGCGTTTGCTCCTGGACCTGTTTACCCGGACCCTGACTTTGATTCTTTTTTCAGTGGTTGCCTGGCAGATGTTTGTTTATGCCAAAGACATGCAGCAGGCCGGCGAAGTGTCCATGAACCTGGAATTCCCGTTGCATTATATTGTTCTTGTCCTGGCGGTAAGCCTTGCTTTTTTTTCAGGCACCATCCTTCAGC
- a CDS encoding TRAP transporter substrate-binding protein: MKKWSVLIILLLCLFWASHASAKTTLRYANFFPPTHIQSQLAESWCKEVEKRTNGEVVIQYFPASTLTKAPQTYDGVVQGIADIGMTALGYSRGRFPVAEAIDLPMGYTSGVQATAVANAMYEKFKPEEFKDTHILFLHAHGPGLIHTRDKAVNTLEDLEGLKIRSTGTSGLVMDALGASPVGKSMRECYQMLQKGVVDGSCHPIESNKGWKLGEVVHYMIQNFSTAYTTTFGVFMNKNKWNKLTPEQQNAITEINLEWAVKHGEAWDESDKEGMAFFKEKGGVVIPQSEEEAEKWRGAAQPVLDNYIKKVSEKGVDGKAIVDFIKANM; encoded by the coding sequence ATGAAAAAATGGTCTGTGTTAATAATTCTTTTACTGTGCCTGTTCTGGGCATCCCATGCGTCAGCCAAAACCACTCTTCGATACGCCAATTTTTTTCCGCCCACGCACATCCAGAGCCAACTTGCTGAGAGTTGGTGCAAGGAAGTTGAAAAAAGAACCAATGGGGAAGTGGTCATTCAGTATTTCCCGGCCTCCACCCTGACCAAAGCCCCCCAGACCTACGACGGGGTAGTCCAGGGCATTGCCGATATCGGTATGACCGCTTTGGGATACTCCCGGGGCCGGTTTCCGGTGGCTGAGGCCATTGATCTGCCCATGGGGTATACCTCCGGGGTCCAGGCCACGGCCGTGGCCAATGCCATGTACGAAAAGTTCAAACCTGAAGAATTTAAGGATACCCACATCCTGTTCTTGCATGCCCATGGTCCGGGCCTGATTCATACCCGGGATAAGGCAGTGAACACCCTTGAAGATTTAGAGGGCCTTAAGATCAGGAGCACAGGTACCAGCGGCTTGGTCATGGATGCCCTTGGGGCGTCGCCGGTGGGCAAAAGCATGCGGGAATGCTACCAGATGCTGCAAAAAGGTGTGGTGGACGGATCCTGCCACCCCATTGAATCCAACAAAGGCTGGAAACTGGGCGAAGTGGTTCATTATATGATTCAGAACTTTTCCACCGCGTATACCACCACCTTCGGTGTCTTTATGAACAAAAATAAGTGGAACAAGCTTACCCCGGAACAGCAGAATGCCATTACGGAAATAAACCTGGAGTGGGCCGTAAAACACGGAGAGGCCTGGGACGAATCCGACAAGGAGGGCATGGCGTTTTTCAAGGAAAAAGGAGGGGTTGTCATACCTCAGTCAGAAGAAGAAGCTGAAAAGTGGCGTGGGGCTGCGCAGCCGGTCCTTGACAACTACATCAAAAAAGTCTCTGAAAAGGGCGTGGATGGAAAGGCTATTGTGGATTTCATAAAAGCCAACATGTAG
- a CDS encoding lysophospholipid acyltransferase family protein, giving the protein MIKQLKFIIYTRPFICFVYYFIRLYTATFRLKVENEKNWQAMLNGNQPIILVTWHQQFFSAIRHFKKYARYHPGLMISRSQDGDLISAVARHSGWRTPRGSSSRGGKEAMAEMIAHLNTHGLGAHILDGPTGPMGKVKPGIIKMALQTNAVLVPFFTDADQAWFFNSWDRFMVPKPFARIQLRFLDPIHICEEENEDFEALRERLEKIMLPGLHP; this is encoded by the coding sequence ATGATCAAACAACTTAAGTTTATTATTTATACTCGTCCCTTTATCTGCTTTGTATATTATTTCATACGCCTTTATACCGCGACCTTCAGGTTAAAGGTTGAAAATGAAAAAAACTGGCAGGCCATGCTCAATGGAAATCAGCCGATAATTCTGGTGACCTGGCACCAGCAGTTTTTTTCGGCCATCCGGCATTTTAAAAAATATGCCCGGTATCATCCTGGGCTAATGATTTCCAGAAGCCAGGACGGCGACCTCATTTCTGCCGTGGCCCGGCATAGCGGATGGCGCACACCAAGGGGCTCATCCTCAAGGGGCGGCAAAGAGGCCATGGCAGAAATGATTGCGCATCTCAATACCCATGGCCTTGGCGCGCATATCCTGGACGGTCCCACCGGCCCCATGGGCAAAGTCAAACCGGGCATTATAAAAATGGCATTGCAGACCAATGCTGTACTGGTCCCTTTTTTCACAGATGCCGATCAGGCCTGGTTTTTTAATTCCTGGGATCGATTCATGGTACCCAAACCATTTGCCAGGATCCAACTGCGTTTTTTAGATCCCATCCATATCTGCGAGGAAGAAAATGAGGATTTTGAAGCCCTGCGCGAACGGCTTGAAAAGATTATGCTGCCAGGCCTGCACCCTTAG
- a CDS encoding phytochelatin synthase family protein, whose product MMNLFRIYIVRPYLIIRYFFHWATRTGSFGPGQARHITSSSELSSGQSLQAALFRHHVKQYHESSCSVASVVSVVNVLRERYGCPGPTVTQQAILEKVRTAHWKERMEPDGYMGRRGLPPAVLKAVVQDSLMAYDVPFKKVEMIQGAITQDREMQQILGHLSNFQFLDNCLIIAHFDQGSFINELNIPHISPVGGFDPSSGLVSILDVDPDQKLAYNIPLNRFYKGIATPYAGVFRPFGYDRGGVVVVHLD is encoded by the coding sequence ATGATGAACCTTTTCAGAATTTATATTGTCCGACCCTACCTGATCATCAGATATTTTTTTCATTGGGCAACGCGCACAGGCAGTTTTGGCCCGGGCCAGGCAAGGCATATCACTTCGTCCTCCGAACTATCCAGCGGGCAGAGTCTTCAGGCAGCCCTGTTTCGCCATCATGTAAAGCAATACCATGAATCTTCGTGTTCCGTGGCCTCGGTGGTCTCTGTGGTCAATGTATTACGGGAACGGTACGGATGCCCCGGTCCCACAGTTACCCAGCAGGCCATTCTGGAAAAAGTGAGAACGGCCCACTGGAAAGAGCGCATGGAGCCGGACGGCTACATGGGTCGGCGGGGGCTGCCGCCGGCGGTTCTTAAGGCTGTGGTCCAAGACAGCCTTATGGCCTATGATGTCCCCTTTAAAAAGGTTGAAATGATCCAAGGCGCCATAACACAAGACAGGGAAATGCAGCAGATCCTTGGGCACCTAAGCAATTTTCAATTTCTGGATAATTGTTTGATCATTGCCCATTTTGACCAAGGCTCTTTTATAAATGAGTTGAACATCCCCCATATCTCGCCTGTGGGTGGATTTGATCCGTCAAGCGGTTTGGTCTCTATCCTGGATGTTGATCCTGATCAGAAATTGGCCTATAATATTCCCTTAAATAGATTTTACAAAGGTATCGCTACCCCATACGCCGGGGTGTTCCGGCCTTTTGGGTATGACCGGGGCGGGGTTGTGGTCGTTCATTTGGACTAA
- a CDS encoding MFS transporter permease has translation MARTKKQNIIPKEQAVFWMDKDGAWHNEHGELEHHKIIKYFNQSIQKDDNGYFLCQTINDVEEKVYFLYEETAVFVVDLAKKDAGIELTLNTLDTIILDPEALVIKKDALFMETDAHLIKFTQKALAKMTSFLKDTPQGLALNLGRTQTIIREK, from the coding sequence ATGGCCCGGACAAAAAAACAGAACATCATCCCCAAAGAGCAGGCCGTTTTCTGGATGGACAAAGACGGCGCCTGGCACAATGAACATGGGGAATTGGAACATCATAAAATTATAAAATATTTCAATCAATCCATCCAAAAAGACGACAATGGGTATTTTTTATGCCAGACCATAAATGATGTTGAAGAGAAGGTCTATTTCCTTTATGAAGAAACGGCTGTTTTTGTGGTGGATCTTGCCAAAAAAGACGCCGGGATTGAATTAACCTTAAATACTCTTGACACCATTATTCTTGACCCTGAAGCGCTTGTCATAAAAAAGGACGCCCTTTTTATGGAAACTGACGCCCATTTGATCAAATTTACCCAGAAAGCCCTGGCCAAGATGACATCGTTTCTAAAAGATACTCCCCAGGGCCTTGCTTTGAATCTTGGCCGAACACAAACAATCATACGAGAAAAATAA
- a CDS encoding ATP-dependent helicase C-terminal domain-containing protein, giving the protein MTLHLLSPASRPVQITTDLAHFWAHTYQEVKKDLMGRYPKHYWPRNPHTAQATARAKPQKTK; this is encoded by the coding sequence TTGACCCTTCACCTGCTGTCGCCTGCATCCCGGCCGGTTCAGATCACAACCGACCTGGCTCATTTCTGGGCCCATACCTACCAGGAGGTAAAAAAGGACCTTATGGGACGTTACCCCAAACATTACTGGCCCCGGAATCCACATACGGCCCAGGCTACGGCCAGGGCGAAACCCCAAAAGACTAAATAG
- a CDS encoding type II toxin-antitoxin system RelE/ParE family toxin: protein MILNFKKSFARDLKKRKTDKPLLDRVRQIIKEVEEAQDINGIRNLKKLKAQGNHYRIRMGDYRLGLVIEEDTVCFVRFLHRGEVYTYFP from the coding sequence GTGATCCTCAATTTTAAAAAGAGTTTTGCCAGGGATTTAAAAAAACGCAAAACAGACAAGCCGCTGCTTGACCGGGTCCGGCAGATCATAAAGGAAGTGGAAGAGGCCCAAGACATCAATGGTATCCGGAACCTTAAAAAGTTAAAGGCCCAAGGCAATCACTACCGCATCAGAATGGGTGACTACCGCCTGGGCCTTGTCATTGAAGAGGATACCGTCTGCTTTGTCAGGTTCCTTCATCGGGGTGAGGTTTATACATATTTTCCTTAG
- a CDS encoding response regulator encodes MTNGKNNRRQRLTAGYRSLFSRIGFKLIVLILCVLILSMGSLAYLATELMVEFGEYSVGINEKHIRKKTTLFLSRIMDEQTRRYENSFSKISLSSAVIARQAALLLDQKPFLTADKTKDRSLRSNFQPDLLLFSGNRFFSNPASDPFTVLYWGDTRISPEIEHDISLMSAIWPLLSTVKDRTPESEAVYVVTETSFTLYYPNTHMVKKLKPIQEYEIKDAIWYQMARPENNPGRETIWTPVYQDEAGKGLMTSAVTPIYGEYGDFLGVAGIDITLDRMIEDILGNHSPGQDPGTGMFSFIVDRQGRIIAFPGEQSAVFGLPPRPPDIEYGNLLGQSLLDSQYAPVRTIAGAIASEKRTIHRLELDHGPVLLSSRIIPSTGWHLCIVTPESFILSSVRQTREAIEAAVDNMNLRFRQMLFIFLLICVVCIVIFLSKQVIIPMNRLIQGAGRVRDGDLSVRLEPGGRDEMGRLIWMFNTMVGELEKSSIREKEQTRALEQRVRERTQELYNINIEQTHTLARLEEESLERNEIQKELKKSQARYRDIFQYAVEGIFQSTPDNRLLSANPAMARIFGFDSPEQMVKQVTNIESLYLYPKQRREFIRMVKEKRVVSGFEVQCFRKDGSVIWTSLSARAVLDPQGELLYILGSGEDITERKKADAAVKQASELAREASQAKSRFLATMSHEIRTPVNAIMGMTDLALSTALNQEQRKYLKVVHHSSEHLLSLIDDILDISAIEAKKVEIEHQPFDPNRLITEVVDMFSNAAARKGLHLSHKVEGLPKGLKGDPARLRQILANLVGNAVKFTQDGSIVITAKPAPYDQARTISGSIPIRFSVRDTGIGIPENRANTIFQEFIQLESSLSRPYGGTGLGLAICKKLVDLMGGTIWVERGKPCGSIFYFSIRLEPARQADIPVSVPFRSRQRNDEFATAPKDGIHLKSCRILVAEDFKINQDVIRPVLEKLGIRVTMVSNGQNAVQAIRKNQYDLVLMDIEMPVMDGLEATREIRKMDDPQKSSIPIAALTAHALKGDKERFLAAGMDGYITKPVQTGRLIQTISRLLSPGTDHESQGPPEPEYFNPDRALSLADHDDELLLITCRSILTHLPVYLEELDRTVRQKNHKETARLAHSIKTAAKSIGADQLANMAFELEQAGDRQNEKETAHLLDGFKPAALDMLAQVSSFTNKKEQR; translated from the coding sequence ATGACAAACGGTAAAAACAATCGTCGACAAAGGTTAACAGCCGGATACCGCTCCCTGTTTTCCAGGATCGGTTTTAAACTGATTGTGCTGATTCTCTGTGTTCTGATACTGTCCATGGGATCGTTGGCTTATCTGGCAACCGAACTGATGGTCGAATTCGGGGAGTACAGTGTCGGAATCAATGAAAAACACATCCGAAAAAAAACCACCCTGTTCCTTTCCCGAATTATGGACGAACAGACCAGGCGCTATGAAAACAGTTTCAGTAAAATCAGTCTGTCCTCGGCCGTGATTGCCCGCCAGGCAGCCCTTCTCCTGGACCAGAAGCCTTTTTTAACCGCCGATAAAACAAAAGACCGCTCTTTACGCAGCAATTTTCAACCGGACCTGCTTCTTTTTTCAGGCAACCGGTTTTTCTCAAATCCAGCCTCTGACCCTTTTACCGTGCTGTACTGGGGAGACACCCGGATTTCACCCGAAATCGAACATGATATTTCTTTGATGTCCGCCATCTGGCCTTTGCTGTCAACGGTCAAAGACCGGACCCCGGAATCCGAAGCCGTTTATGTGGTCACGGAAACCAGCTTCACGCTGTATTATCCCAACACACACATGGTGAAGAAACTCAAACCCATCCAGGAATATGAAATCAAAGACGCCATCTGGTACCAGATGGCCCGCCCGGAAAACAATCCCGGCCGGGAGACCATCTGGACCCCGGTCTACCAGGATGAAGCCGGAAAAGGACTCATGACCTCCGCCGTCACCCCTATCTACGGAGAATATGGTGATTTTTTGGGAGTGGCGGGTATTGACATCACCCTGGACCGGATGATTGAGGATATTCTGGGCAACCATTCGCCGGGACAGGATCCGGGCACGGGCATGTTTTCATTTATTGTAGACCGTCAGGGCCGCATCATTGCCTTTCCCGGAGAGCAGTCAGCTGTATTCGGCCTACCCCCCCGGCCGCCGGATATCGAATACGGAAACCTGCTCGGACAAAGCCTTCTGGATTCTCAATACGCGCCGGTCAGGACCATTGCCGGGGCCATTGCGTCAGAAAAGCGAACCATTCACCGCCTGGAACTTGACCATGGTCCGGTGCTGTTGTCATCCCGGATCATTCCCTCCACCGGATGGCATTTATGCATTGTCACACCGGAATCCTTTATTTTGTCCTCGGTCAGGCAGACCCGGGAAGCCATTGAAGCGGCGGTGGACAACATGAATCTGCGCTTCCGGCAAATGCTCTTTATCTTTCTGCTGATCTGTGTGGTGTGTATTGTTATTTTTTTAAGCAAACAGGTCATCATCCCCATGAACCGGCTGATCCAGGGAGCGGGACGGGTCAGGGACGGTGATCTGTCCGTCCGCCTTGAACCGGGCGGCAGGGATGAGATGGGGCGGCTGATATGGATGTTTAATACCATGGTGGGGGAACTGGAAAAATCCAGCATCCGGGAAAAAGAACAGACCCGGGCCCTGGAGCAGCGCGTCCGGGAAAGGACCCAGGAACTCTACAACATAAACATCGAGCAGACCCATACCCTGGCCCGGTTGGAAGAAGAGTCCCTGGAACGCAACGAGATCCAGAAGGAACTAAAAAAATCCCAAGCCCGGTACAGGGATATTTTCCAGTATGCCGTTGAAGGCATTTTTCAGTCCACGCCGGACAACCGGCTGCTGAGCGCCAATCCGGCTATGGCCCGGATTTTTGGATTTGATTCACCGGAGCAGATGGTGAAACAGGTGACAAACATTGAGTCCCTTTACCTGTATCCGAAACAGCGCCGGGAATTTATACGGATGGTGAAGGAGAAGCGGGTGGTCTCGGGATTTGAAGTCCAGTGTTTTAGAAAGGACGGATCCGTGATCTGGACCTCGTTGAGCGCCCGGGCCGTATTAGATCCCCAGGGCGAACTGCTCTATATTCTGGGGTCCGGCGAGGACATCACAGAACGAAAAAAAGCCGACGCCGCCGTAAAGCAAGCGTCTGAACTGGCAAGGGAAGCCAGCCAGGCCAAAAGCCGCTTTCTGGCCACCATGAGCCATGAAATCCGGACGCCTGTGAATGCCATTATGGGAATGACCGACCTGGCCCTGTCCACGGCGTTGAACCAGGAACAGCGCAAATATCTCAAGGTCGTTCACCACTCTTCGGAACACCTTTTGTCGCTCATTGACGACATTCTGGACATTTCCGCCATTGAAGCCAAAAAAGTGGAAATCGAACACCAGCCCTTTGATCCGAACCGGCTCATTACAGAGGTAGTGGATATGTTTTCAAATGCTGCGGCCCGGAAAGGCCTCCATTTGTCCCATAAGGTCGAAGGGCTGCCCAAAGGCCTCAAGGGAGACCCGGCACGGCTGCGTCAAATCCTGGCCAACCTGGTCGGCAACGCTGTGAAATTTACCCAGGATGGATCTATCGTCATTACGGCGAAACCGGCACCTTACGATCAGGCAAGAACGATCAGTGGGTCCATTCCCATCCGTTTTTCCGTCCGGGACACCGGCATTGGAATCCCGGAAAACCGGGCAAACACAATTTTCCAGGAATTCATCCAACTGGAAAGTTCTTTATCCCGACCCTATGGCGGCACCGGGCTTGGGCTTGCCATCTGCAAAAAGCTGGTGGACTTGATGGGCGGAACCATATGGGTGGAGCGTGGTAAACCTTGCGGGAGTATCTTTTATTTTTCAATCCGTCTGGAACCAGCCCGGCAGGCGGACATTCCCGTGTCTGTGCCTTTCCGGTCCCGGCAAAGGAACGACGAATTTGCCACAGCCCCAAAAGATGGAATTCATCTTAAATCCTGCCGCATCCTGGTGGCAGAGGACTTTAAAATCAATCAGGATGTGATCCGGCCGGTCCTTGAAAAATTAGGCATACGGGTCACCATGGTGTCAAATGGACAGAACGCCGTACAGGCGATCCGGAAGAATCAATACGACCTGGTTCTCATGGACATTGAAATGCCGGTCATGGACGGCCTTGAAGCCACACGGGAAATCAGAAAAATGGATGACCCGCAAAAATCATCCATCCCCATTGCCGCCCTGACCGCCCATGCCTTGAAAGGGGATAAGGAACGATTCCTGGCTGCGGGAATGGACGGGTACATCACAAAGCCGGTTCAGACCGGCAGGTTGATCCAAACCATTTCACGGCTGCTCTCCCCCGGAACGGATCATGAATCCCAAGGGCCCCCGGAACCGGAATATTTCAATCCTGACCGCGCCCTTTCCCTGGCAGATCATGATGATGAACTGCTCTTGATTACCTGCCGGTCCATTCTCACCCATCTGCCGGTCTACCTGGAAGAACTGGACCGTACCGTGCGACAAAAGAATCATAAAGAGACGGCCCGCCTGGCCCATTCCATTAAAACCGCAGCCAAAAGCATCGGTGCGGACCAATTGGCAAACATGGCCTTTGAACTGGAGCAGGCCGGTGACAGGCAGAACGAGAAAGAAACCGCCCACCTGCTGGACGGTTTCAAACCGGCCGCCCTGGATATGCTGGCACAGGTCTCTTCGTTTACAAATAAAAAGGAGCAAAGATGA
- a CDS encoding rubrerythrin family protein — translation MGSMENLAIAFAGESQANRKYLAFAKKADEDGLSQVARLFRAAAEAETIHAHAHLRVMGGIKTTIENLEEGIAGEAHEFQDMYPEFLATAQEEGNKPAEFTFKNALAVEEVHHSLYEKALEVVKGGGDLPEGKIYVCSVCGNTVENDVPAICAVCNVLGEKFYEVP, via the coding sequence ATGGGGTCCATGGAAAATTTAGCAATAGCATTTGCAGGAGAAAGCCAGGCAAACAGAAAATATCTGGCATTTGCCAAAAAAGCTGATGAAGATGGGTTGTCCCAGGTTGCAAGGCTTTTCAGGGCAGCGGCTGAAGCAGAAACCATCCATGCCCATGCCCATTTAAGGGTCATGGGAGGGATTAAAACCACCATTGAAAATCTGGAAGAAGGAATTGCAGGAGAGGCTCACGAGTTTCAAGATATGTATCCCGAATTCCTGGCAACTGCCCAGGAGGAAGGCAATAAGCCTGCTGAATTTACCTTTAAAAATGCCCTTGCAGTGGAAGAGGTTCATCACAGCCTTTACGAAAAGGCCCTTGAGGTTGTAAAAGGCGGTGGGGATCTGCCTGAGGGTAAAATTTATGTCTGCTCCGTATGCGGCAATACAGTGGAAAATGATGTGCCCGCCATCTGCGCAGTATGCAATGTGCTAGGGGAAAAATTCTACGAAGTTCCATAA
- a CDS encoding glutamate synthase-related protein: MSSWQCQLCTYVYNEEEESVNWDDLPDHWVCPVCGSPKSSFALVKPQKAPVTPKEPTKFFRFECGLCSFVFNEQREKRVWTALPDTWVCPVCGSGKEIFKRISEISEKRIKPKSNHVEIASNYLSEWQRPSDDFESHMTDIHQMSVTGKTQIGPMRTQVATISWDDILFVAAQLFKLPLNKSKPVQAKTVIGPSAKYPLVLETPLIVSHMSFGTLSKEAKIALAKGSAAVKTAMSSGEGGILPESLDNAYKYIFEYVPNKYSATDKNFSLVDAVEIKIGQSAKPGMGGHLPGHKVTREIARIRGVREGKDIISPSSFPDIRNPEDLRQTVDSLRKKTNGKPIGIKFAAAHLEEDIKIAVSAGVDFITIDGRAGGTGSAPNVVKNSTSIPTVFALARARKILDEIKADNVSLIITGGFRVSSDFAKALAMGADAIALGTAMMMALGCQQYRLCDTGKCPVGIATQDPQLRARLDVEQSAARVANFFRVSTEEIKDFARLTGNDDVHLLNETDLCTTNTEISNHTNIKHV, from the coding sequence ATGAGTTCATGGCAATGTCAGCTTTGTACGTATGTATATAATGAAGAAGAGGAATCTGTGAATTGGGATGATTTACCTGATCATTGGGTGTGTCCTGTTTGCGGTTCCCCCAAAAGCTCATTCGCTTTGGTGAAACCCCAAAAAGCGCCGGTTACTCCAAAAGAACCCACTAAATTCTTCCGGTTTGAGTGTGGACTTTGTTCGTTTGTGTTTAATGAACAAAGAGAAAAACGGGTCTGGACAGCGCTTCCTGATACCTGGGTCTGCCCTGTCTGTGGTTCAGGGAAAGAAATTTTTAAACGTATTTCAGAAATTTCTGAAAAGCGGATCAAACCCAAATCAAACCATGTGGAGATCGCATCAAATTATCTTTCTGAGTGGCAGCGCCCGTCAGACGATTTTGAATCCCACATGACTGACATTCACCAGATGTCGGTTACCGGAAAAACACAAATCGGTCCCATGCGGACCCAGGTTGCGACAATTTCATGGGACGATATTCTGTTTGTGGCGGCCCAGCTTTTCAAATTACCGTTGAATAAAAGCAAGCCGGTTCAAGCAAAGACGGTAATCGGACCTTCGGCAAAATATCCATTAGTGCTTGAAACGCCCCTTATAGTTTCCCACATGTCTTTTGGGACGCTGTCCAAAGAGGCAAAAATAGCATTGGCAAAAGGCAGCGCAGCGGTAAAAACAGCCATGAGCTCAGGGGAGGGTGGTATTCTTCCGGAGTCTCTTGACAATGCTTATAAATACATTTTTGAGTACGTTCCCAATAAATACAGTGCAACAGATAAAAATTTCAGCCTGGTGGATGCTGTGGAGATAAAGATCGGCCAATCTGCCAAGCCCGGTATGGGTGGACATTTGCCAGGTCATAAAGTAACCCGTGAAATCGCACGTATCCGGGGGGTCAGGGAAGGGAAAGATATTATCAGTCCGTCAAGTTTCCCTGATATCCGGAATCCGGAGGACCTGAGACAGACCGTTGATTCATTAAGGAAAAAAACTAATGGTAAGCCCATTGGTATCAAGTTTGCCGCCGCCCACCTTGAAGAAGATATTAAAATAGCCGTATCCGCAGGGGTTGATTTTATAACCATTGACGGCCGTGCCGGTGGAACCGGATCCGCTCCTAACGTCGTAAAAAATTCCACCTCTATCCCGACAGTTTTTGCCCTTGCCCGGGCCAGAAAAATTCTGGATGAGATTAAGGCTGACAACGTTTCTTTGATCATCACCGGAGGGTTTCGGGTATCTTCGGACTTTGCCAAGGCCCTTGCCATGGGTGCTGATGCTATTGCACTGGGTACTGCAATGATGATGGCATTGGGATGCCAGCAATACCGACTCTGCGATACCGGAAAATGCCCGGTGGGCATTGCGACCCAGGATCCACAACTGCGTGCAAGACTTGATGTGGAACAGTCGGCAGCACGGGTCGCCAATTTTTTTAGAGTCAGCACAGAAGAGATTAAGGATTTTGCAAGATTGACGGGAAACGATGATGTCCATTTGTTAAATGAAACCGACCTTTGTACCACAAATACCGAAATATCCAACCATACCAACATAAAACACGTTTAA